In one Massilia endophytica genomic region, the following are encoded:
- the minE gene encoding cell division topological specificity factor MinE, which translates to MALLDFLFQNKPKTATAAKERLQVIIARERNGRAGPDFLPAMHKELIEVISKYTKVNADDIKISLDRQGNLEVLDVNVILPDA; encoded by the coding sequence ATGGCACTCCTCGATTTCCTGTTCCAGAACAAGCCCAAGACGGCGACGGCGGCCAAGGAACGGCTGCAAGTGATCATCGCGCGCGAGCGCAACGGCCGCGCCGGTCCGGACTTCCTGCCCGCGATGCACAAGGAACTGATCGAAGTGATCTCCAAGTACACCAAGGTGAACGCGGACGACATCAAGATCTCCCTCGACCGCCAGGGCAACCTCGAAGTCCTCGACGTCAACGTCATCCTTCCCGACGCCTGA
- the prmC gene encoding peptide chain release factor N(5)-glutamine methyltransferase, which produces MTRLVAPGTTLAALQRQPLLDPVDQRLLVCHALNVSRTALITQADRALDEDEALRLSGLLQRRLDGEPVAYILGRREFYGLDFEVGPTVLIPRPETELLVELAMERLPTQGRMLDMGTGSGAIAVAVAHTRRDANVTALDVSPEALATASRNASAHGASVRFLASDWYSAVGGETFELIVSNPPYIAAGDRHLSEGDLRFEPTSALTDHADGLSALRTIVAGAPAHLVPQGWLLMEHGYDQAEAVRASLAQQGFTEVRSWADLAGIERVSGGRRPPT; this is translated from the coding sequence ATGACACGGCTGGTCGCTCCCGGCACCACGCTCGCCGCCCTGCAGCGACAGCCCCTGCTCGATCCGGTGGACCAGCGGCTGCTGGTCTGCCATGCCCTGAACGTATCCCGCACGGCCCTCATCACGCAGGCCGACCGCGCCCTCGATGAGGACGAGGCGCTGCGCCTTTCCGGACTGCTGCAGCGCCGCCTGGACGGCGAACCCGTCGCCTATATCCTCGGCCGCCGCGAGTTCTATGGCCTGGATTTCGAAGTCGGCCCCACCGTGCTGATTCCCCGCCCCGAAACGGAGCTGCTGGTCGAGCTGGCGATGGAGCGCCTGCCCACGCAAGGCCGCATGCTGGACATGGGCACAGGCAGCGGCGCCATTGCGGTGGCCGTGGCACACACGCGGCGCGACGCGAACGTGACGGCGCTGGATGTGAGCCCCGAGGCTCTCGCCACCGCAAGCCGCAATGCCTCGGCCCACGGGGCTTCCGTACGTTTTCTCGCCAGCGACTGGTACTCGGCCGTCGGCGGCGAGACCTTCGAGCTGATCGTCTCCAATCCTCCCTATATCGCGGCGGGAGACCGCCATCTGTCCGAAGGCGATCTGCGCTTCGAACCCACCAGCGCGCTCACCGATCATGCCGACGGCCTGTCCGCCCTGCGCACGATCGTCGCCGGGGCCCCGGCCCACCTCGTTCCGCAGGGCTGGCTGCTCATGGAGCATGGCTACGACCAGGCCGAAGCCGTGCGCGCGTCGCTCGCGCAGCAGGGCTTTACCGAGGTCCGGAGCTGGGCCGACCTGGCGGGCATCGAGCGTGTCAGCGGCGGCCGCCGTCCGCCGACTTAG
- the minD gene encoding septum site-determining protein MinD has protein sequence MARIIVVTSGKGGVGKTTSSASFSSGLALRGHKTVVIDFDVGLRNLDLIMGCERRVVYDLINVINKEATLNQALIKDKHTDNLFILPASQTRDKDALSEDGVEEVLAELIKMGFEYIICDSPAGIEHGALMALTFADEALIVTNPEVSSVRDSDRILGIIQAKSRRAQSGGEPVKEHLLITRYSPKRVEAGEMLSYTDVQEILRIPLIGVIPESEQVLHASNQGNPAIHFKGTDVAEAYEDVIARFLGEDRPLRFTSYEKPGLLQRIFGAK, from the coding sequence GTGGCAAGAATTATTGTTGTAACGTCCGGTAAGGGCGGTGTCGGCAAGACGACCTCCAGCGCCAGCTTCTCCAGCGGGCTCGCCCTGCGTGGCCACAAGACCGTGGTGATCGACTTCGACGTCGGCCTGCGCAACCTGGACCTGATCATGGGCTGCGAGCGCCGCGTGGTCTACGACCTGATCAACGTGATCAACAAGGAAGCGACGCTCAACCAGGCGCTCATCAAGGACAAGCACACCGACAACCTCTTCATCCTGCCCGCCTCGCAGACGCGCGACAAGGACGCCCTGAGCGAAGACGGCGTGGAAGAAGTGCTGGCCGAGCTGATCAAGATGGGCTTCGAATACATCATCTGCGATTCGCCCGCGGGCATCGAGCACGGCGCGCTGATGGCGCTGACCTTTGCCGACGAAGCGCTGATCGTGACCAACCCGGAAGTCTCCTCGGTGCGCGATTCCGACCGCATCCTGGGCATCATCCAGGCCAAGTCGCGCCGCGCGCAATCGGGCGGCGAGCCGGTGAAGGAGCACCTGCTGATCACCCGCTACTCGCCCAAGCGCGTGGAAGCGGGCGAGATGCTGTCCTATACGGACGTGCAGGAAATCCTGCGCATTCCGCTGATCGGCGTGATTCCCGAGTCCGAGCAGGTGCTGCACGCCTCGAACCAGGGCAATCCGGCGATCCACTTCAAGGGCACGGACGTGGCCGAGGCGTATGAAGACGTGATCGCGCGCTTCCTGGGCGAAGACCGGCCGCTGCGCTTCACTTCCTACGAAAAGCCTGGCCTGCTGCAGCGCATCTTTGGAGCGAAATAA
- the minC gene encoding septum site-determining protein MinC — MSLKKPIEIKISTVVAVSAILRTADGSALDAALRHMTGGVSDFFEGDLAVIDVGDLAPESLIDWAATIALLRKYNLNPVAVRNATPDMIEAIQAHGLSLDSGKREEAPAAAAAAPAPAPAPAPAPAAPAATPFAGTMIIDTPVRAGQRIYARGGDLVVMAMVNNGAEVIADGSIHVYGALNGRALAGASGDQRARIFAQSMAPELVSIAGVYRTFEDGFPAEQARQPAQIRLMGDRLEIQSVNSATRA, encoded by the coding sequence ATGTCGTTAAAGAAGCCTATCGAAATCAAGATTTCCACCGTCGTCGCCGTTTCCGCCATCCTGCGGACCGCCGACGGCTCCGCCCTCGACGCCGCCCTGCGGCACATGACCGGCGGCGTATCCGACTTCTTCGAGGGCGACCTGGCAGTCATCGACGTTGGCGACCTGGCCCCGGAAAGCCTCATCGACTGGGCGGCCACCATCGCCCTGCTCAGGAAATACAATCTCAATCCCGTCGCCGTGCGCAACGCAACGCCGGACATGATCGAAGCGATCCAGGCCCACGGCCTCTCGCTCGACAGCGGCAAGCGCGAGGAGGCTCCGGCCGCGGCAGCCGCGGCGCCCGCGCCAGCTCCCGCCCCGGCTCCCGCTCCGGCGGCCCCCGCCGCAACGCCTTTCGCAGGCACCATGATCATCGATACCCCGGTCCGCGCCGGACAGCGCATCTACGCGCGCGGCGGCGACCTGGTGGTGATGGCGATGGTGAACAACGGCGCCGAAGTCATTGCCGACGGCAGCATCCACGTCTACGGAGCCCTGAACGGCCGCGCCCTGGCAGGCGCCTCCGGCGACCAGCGCGCGCGCATTTTTGCGCAGTCCATGGCGCCCGAGCTGGTGTCGATCGCGGGCGTCTACCGCACCTTCGAGGACGGTTTTCCGGCCGAACAGGCGCGCCAGCCCGCACAAATCAGGCTCATGGGGGACCGCTTAGAGATACAATCTGTCAATTCTGCAACCCGCGCCTGA
- the prfA gene encoding peptide chain release factor 1: protein MKPSMLAKLDQLANRLVELDELLMSESATSNMDSYRKMTREHAELQPLVALYKDYQQAQSDIAEAQDMLSDPDMKDFAQEEIENGKARLAELELDLQKMLLPKDANDERNIFLEIRAGTGGDESALFAGDLLRMYTRFAERSRWQVEIVSASESDLGGYREVIARIVGNGAYSKLKFESGGHRVQRVPATETQGRIHTSACTVAVMPEADEVEDVHINPADLRIDTFRASGAGGQHINKTDSAVRITHIPSGIVVECQDDRSQHKNKASAMKVLAARIKDVQLREQQSKEAATRKSLIGSGDRSERIRTYNFPQGRMTDHRINLTLYKLDMIMDGDLSELTTALAAEHQAEQLAALGD, encoded by the coding sequence ATGAAACCATCAATGCTGGCCAAGCTGGACCAACTCGCCAACCGCCTCGTGGAGCTGGACGAACTGCTCATGTCCGAAAGCGCGACGTCGAACATGGACAGCTATCGCAAGATGACGCGCGAGCACGCGGAGCTGCAGCCGCTGGTGGCCCTGTACAAGGACTACCAGCAGGCGCAGAGCGACATCGCCGAAGCGCAGGACATGCTCTCCGACCCGGACATGAAGGACTTCGCGCAGGAAGAAATCGAAAACGGCAAGGCGCGCCTGGCGGAGCTGGAACTGGACCTGCAGAAGATGCTGCTGCCGAAGGACGCGAACGACGAACGCAACATCTTCCTCGAGATCCGCGCGGGCACGGGCGGCGACGAATCGGCCCTGTTCGCGGGCGACCTGCTGCGCATGTACACGCGCTTCGCGGAGCGCAGCCGCTGGCAGGTGGAGATCGTGAGCGCATCCGAGAGCGACCTGGGTGGCTACCGCGAAGTGATCGCGCGCATTGTCGGCAACGGCGCCTACTCCAAGCTCAAGTTCGAATCCGGCGGCCACCGCGTGCAGCGCGTGCCCGCAACCGAAACGCAGGGCCGCATCCACACCTCCGCCTGCACCGTGGCCGTGATGCCCGAAGCCGACGAAGTGGAGGACGTGCACATCAACCCCGCCGACCTGCGCATCGACACCTTCCGCGCCTCGGGCGCGGGCGGACAGCACATCAACAAGACCGATTCGGCGGTGCGCATCACCCACATCCCGAGCGGCATCGTGGTCGAATGCCAGGACGACCGCTCGCAGCACAAGAACAAGGCCTCGGCGATGAAGGTGCTTGCGGCGCGCATCAAGGACGTGCAGCTGCGCGAGCAGCAGAGCAAGGAAGCGGCCACGCGCAAGAGCCTGATCGGCAGCGGCGACCGCAGCGAGCGCATCCGCACCTACAACTTCCCTCAAGGCCGCATGACGGACCACCGCATCAACCTCACCCTCTACAAGCTGGACATGATCATGGACGGCGACCTGAGCGAGCTCACCACGGCCCTCGCCGCCGAACACCAGGCCGAGCAGCTCGCCGCCCTTGGCGACTGA
- the metE gene encoding 5-methyltetrahydropteroyltriglutamate--homocysteine S-methyltransferase: protein MNTIHTHIPGYPRIGAARELKSALERHWKGELTEAELEEAGRSLRARHWAEQQAAGLDYVTAGDFAFYDHVANHIQMLGCEPARFGFEPESTPLSRYFAMARGAAQCSCGHAHQDGAALEMTKWFDTNYHYLVPEFSAETRFHLTSERLFGEVAEAQALGHRVKAVLLGPLTFLWLGKARGGFERIELLERLLPVYGAILARLKSEGVEWVQIDEPILGLDLPPEWRNAFETSYWQLNQAGAQLLLATYFSPLEENLGLACRLPVAGLHIDGVRAPQELASVADWLPAHKVLSVGLVDGRNVWRTDLDAALERLAPVLEKRRGALWLSTSCSLLHVPYSLAAEQRLDPEIRSWLAFASEKLAELHALKLALTRPADAEAALDAARQALAARRRSPRVHSARVAERLAALPEDADRRTSPFAQRQLVQQKRLQLPVFPTTTIGSFPQTQAIRGARSAWKRGELTAEAYAQAMRAEIEHAIRRQEELELDVLVHGEAERNDMVEYFGEQLEGFTFTANGWVQSYGSRCVKPPIIFGDVARPSPMTVEWAAYAQSLSSKPVKGMLTGPVTILQWSFVRDDQPRADTTLQIALAIRDEVRDLEAAGIGIIQIDEPALREGLPLRRSRWDEYLAWATRAFRVSASAAADSTQIHTHMCYAEFNVILPQIAAMDADVITMETSRSAMELLDAFGEFRYPNEIGPGVYDIHSPRVPSQEEMAALLRKAAAVIPASRLWVNPDCGLKTRGWEETERALRNMVAAARELRREAA, encoded by the coding sequence ATGAATACCATCCATACCCATATCCCTGGTTATCCCCGTATCGGCGCAGCGCGCGAACTCAAATCCGCCCTGGAGCGCCACTGGAAGGGTGAGCTGACTGAAGCCGAACTGGAAGAAGCAGGCCGCAGCCTGCGCGCCCGCCACTGGGCCGAGCAGCAGGCCGCGGGCCTGGATTACGTTACCGCGGGCGACTTCGCCTTCTACGACCATGTGGCCAACCATATCCAGATGCTGGGCTGCGAACCGGCGCGCTTCGGCTTCGAGCCCGAGTCCACGCCGCTGTCGCGCTACTTCGCCATGGCGCGCGGCGCGGCCCAGTGCAGCTGCGGCCATGCCCACCAGGACGGCGCAGCGCTGGAAATGACCAAATGGTTCGACACCAATTACCACTACCTGGTGCCCGAGTTCTCTGCTGAGACCCGCTTCCACCTCACCAGCGAGCGCCTGTTCGGCGAGGTGGCGGAAGCGCAGGCCCTGGGACACCGCGTGAAGGCGGTGCTGCTTGGCCCCCTCACCTTCCTGTGGCTGGGCAAGGCGCGCGGAGGCTTCGAGCGCATCGAACTGCTGGAACGCCTGCTGCCGGTGTACGGGGCCATTCTCGCGCGGCTGAAATCGGAAGGCGTGGAATGGGTGCAGATCGATGAGCCCATCCTCGGGCTGGACCTGCCGCCGGAATGGCGCAACGCCTTCGAAACCAGCTACTGGCAGCTGAACCAGGCGGGCGCCCAGCTGCTGCTGGCCACCTACTTCTCGCCGCTGGAGGAAAACCTGGGCCTGGCCTGCCGCCTGCCCGTGGCCGGCCTGCATATCGACGGCGTGCGTGCGCCGCAGGAACTGGCCAGCGTGGCGGACTGGCTGCCCGCGCACAAGGTGCTGTCGGTGGGCCTGGTCGACGGCCGCAACGTCTGGCGCACGGACCTCGATGCGGCGCTGGAGCGCCTGGCGCCGGTGCTGGAAAAGCGGCGCGGCGCGCTGTGGCTCTCCACTTCCTGCTCGCTGCTGCACGTGCCCTACAGCCTCGCCGCCGAACAGCGGCTCGACCCCGAAATCCGTTCCTGGCTGGCCTTTGCGTCGGAAAAGCTGGCCGAGCTCCATGCCCTGAAGCTCGCGCTGACCCGGCCTGCGGACGCTGAAGCTGCGCTCGACGCAGCCCGCCAGGCGCTTGCCGCCCGCCGCCGCAGCCCGCGGGTGCACAGCGCCCGCGTCGCGGAACGGCTGGCCGCCCTTCCTGAAGACGCCGACCGCCGCACCTCGCCCTTCGCCCAGCGCCAGCTGGTGCAGCAAAAACGGCTGCAGCTGCCGGTCTTCCCCACCACAACCATCGGCTCCTTCCCGCAGACGCAGGCGATCCGCGGCGCGCGCTCCGCCTGGAAGCGCGGCGAACTCACTGCCGAAGCCTATGCGCAGGCCATGCGCGCCGAGATCGAACACGCCATCCGCCGCCAGGAAGAACTGGAGCTGGACGTGCTGGTGCACGGCGAGGCGGAGCGCAACGACATGGTGGAGTACTTCGGGGAGCAGCTGGAGGGCTTTACCTTCACGGCCAACGGCTGGGTACAGTCTTATGGATCGCGCTGCGTGAAGCCGCCCATCATCTTCGGCGACGTGGCGCGTCCGTCCCCGATGACGGTGGAATGGGCGGCCTATGCCCAAAGCCTGAGCAGCAAGCCGGTGAAAGGCATGCTGACAGGTCCCGTCACCATCCTGCAATGGTCCTTCGTGCGGGACGACCAGCCGCGCGCGGATACCACCCTGCAGATCGCGCTTGCCATCCGCGACGAGGTGCGCGACCTGGAGGCGGCGGGCATCGGCATCATCCAGATCGACGAACCGGCCCTGAGGGAAGGCCTGCCGCTGCGCCGCAGCCGCTGGGACGAATACCTGGCCTGGGCGACCAGGGCTTTCCGCGTGAGCGCCAGCGCCGCGGCGGACAGCACCCAGATCCACACCCATATGTGCTATGCGGAGTTCAACGTCATCCTGCCCCAGATCGCAGCGATGGATGCGGACGTGATCACCATGGAGACCAGCCGCTCCGCGATGGAACTGCTGGATGCCTTCGGCGAGTTCCGCTACCCGAACGAGATTGGCCCGGGCGTCTACGACATCCACTCCCCGCGCGTGCCGTCGCAGGAAGAGATGGCGGCGCTGCTGCGCAAGGCCGCGGCCGTGATTCCCGCCTCGCGCCTCTGGGTCAATCCGGACTGCGGCCTGAAGACGCGGGGCTGGGAGGAGACCGAGCGCGCCCTGCGCAATATGGTGGCCGCAGCGCGCGAGCTGCGGCGCGAAGCGGCGTAA
- the hemA gene encoding glutamyl-tRNA reductase, with protein MQLLAVGLNHTTAPLALRERLAFAPEQLGTAVAAARNWFQRLDSRGSDEAAILSTCNRTELYAASHADNPLDAGAHFLADFHQLNYSELRPHLYMLPQHDAVRHTFRVASGLDSMVLGETQILGQIKDAIRTADEAGGLGTYLHQLFQRSFSVAKEVRSTTEIGAHSVSMAAAAVRLSQRIFDKLADQNVLFIGAGEMIELCATHFAAQNPKSITIANRTMERGESLAHRFNGKAMRLAELQNQLHQFDIVISCTASSLPLIGLGMVERAVKARRHKPMFMVDLAVPRDIEAEVGRLNDVFLYTVDDLGKVVQTGMENRQAAVAQAEAIIETRVQSFMHWIDDRAVVPVIQGLQENGEAIRLLELERARKLLAKGEDIDTVLEALSKGLTAKFMHGPQQALHSAKGDERAQLAELLPQLFRGRR; from the coding sequence ATGCAGCTCCTTGCCGTCGGCCTGAACCACACCACTGCTCCGCTCGCCCTGCGCGAGCGGCTGGCGTTCGCGCCTGAGCAGCTGGGCACGGCGGTCGCGGCGGCGCGCAACTGGTTCCAGCGCCTGGATTCGCGCGGCAGCGACGAGGCAGCCATCCTGTCCACCTGCAACCGCACCGAGCTCTATGCCGCCAGCCATGCGGACAATCCGCTCGACGCGGGCGCCCATTTCCTGGCCGATTTCCACCAGCTGAACTATTCCGAGCTGCGCCCGCACCTTTACATGCTGCCGCAGCACGACGCCGTGCGCCACACCTTCCGCGTCGCCTCCGGCCTCGATTCGATGGTGCTGGGCGAAACCCAGATCCTGGGCCAGATCAAGGACGCCATCCGCACCGCCGACGAAGCGGGCGGCCTGGGCACCTACCTGCACCAGCTCTTCCAGCGCAGCTTCTCGGTCGCCAAGGAAGTGCGCAGCACCACCGAGATCGGCGCGCACAGCGTGTCGATGGCGGCGGCCGCCGTGCGCCTGTCCCAGCGCATCTTCGACAAGCTCGCGGACCAGAATGTGCTCTTCATCGGCGCGGGCGAGATGATCGAGCTGTGCGCCACGCACTTCGCGGCGCAGAACCCGAAGTCGATCACCATCGCCAACCGCACCATGGAGCGCGGCGAAAGCCTGGCCCACCGCTTCAACGGGAAGGCCATGCGCCTGGCCGAGCTGCAGAACCAGCTGCACCAGTTCGACATCGTCATCTCCTGCACCGCCTCTTCGCTGCCGCTGATCGGCCTGGGCATGGTGGAACGCGCAGTGAAAGCGCGCCGCCACAAGCCCATGTTCATGGTGGACCTGGCCGTGCCGCGCGATATCGAAGCCGAAGTGGGCCGCCTCAACGACGTCTTCCTCTACACCGTGGACGACCTGGGCAAGGTAGTCCAGACGGGCATGGAAAACCGCCAGGCCGCCGTGGCGCAGGCCGAAGCCATTATCGAAACGCGCGTGCAGTCCTTCATGCACTGGATCGACGACCGCGCCGTGGTGCCGGTGATCCAGGGCCTGCAGGAGAACGGCGAAGCGATCCGCCTGCTGGAACTGGAGCGCGCGCGCAAGCTGCTGGCCAAGGGCGAAGACATCGACACCGTGCTCGAAGCGCTGTCCAAGGGCCTTACGGCCAAGTTCATGCACGGCCCGCAGCAGGCGCTGCACAGCGCAAAGGGCGACGAGCGCGCCCAGCTGGCCGAACTGCTGCCACAGCTGTTCCGCGGCCGCCGTTAG
- a CDS encoding response regulator transcription factor, whose product MRIVVLDHDRTQTDLISQVLTSAGHACHGVQSAKDLLAQLRKDNYDMLIMDWQVDGMSAAELLRKARERLTEKAPVMFMTTASGEDDIVAGLDAGADDYMIKPLRRSELVARVQALLRRAFPSQNGAEQLQFGQYVFETRPGRLLMDGNVLDVTHKEFYLALLFFRNIGRPLSRAYIHEAVWIRETDVPSRTMDTHVSRVRNKLQLKPENGFRLVPVYSYGYRLEKLGA is encoded by the coding sequence ATGAGAATTGTAGTCCTCGACCACGACCGCACCCAGACCGATTTGATCAGCCAAGTCCTGACGTCGGCCGGCCATGCCTGTCATGGCGTGCAGAGCGCCAAGGACCTGCTGGCGCAGTTGCGCAAGGACAACTACGACATGCTGATCATGGACTGGCAGGTGGACGGCATGTCCGCCGCCGAGCTCCTGCGCAAGGCCCGCGAGCGGCTGACCGAGAAGGCGCCCGTGATGTTCATGACCACCGCCTCCGGCGAGGACGATATCGTGGCCGGCCTGGATGCGGGCGCGGACGATTACATGATCAAACCGCTGCGCCGCAGCGAACTGGTGGCCCGGGTGCAGGCCCTGCTCCGGCGCGCCTTCCCCAGCCAGAACGGCGCGGAGCAGCTGCAGTTCGGCCAGTACGTCTTCGAAACCCGTCCCGGCCGCCTGTTGATGGATGGCAATGTCCTGGACGTGACGCACAAGGAGTTCTACCTGGCGCTGCTGTTTTTCCGCAACATCGGGCGCCCCCTGTCCCGCGCCTACATCCACGAGGCCGTCTGGATCCGGGAAACCGACGTGCCTTCCCGCACCATGGACACCCACGTGTCCCGCGTGCGCAACAAGCTGCAGCTCAAGCCTGAGAACGGCTTCCGCCTGGTGCCCGTGTACAGCTACGGCTACCGCCTGGAAAAGCTGGGCGCCTGA
- a CDS encoding disulfide bond formation protein B, with product MNSRSILLATAAVSFGLIGVALYLQHAMNMLPCPLCVIQRYLFIAIGIGALIGAFSQKPKLGAGIGLLAALGGLGVVGKHLYVLAHPGLSCGIDPLETALNKIPTATALPFLFQADGLCENATDALFGLSIPQWSAVWFGILTLTLIWVLLRRRA from the coding sequence ATGAATTCACGCTCCATTCTTCTCGCTACCGCCGCCGTGAGCTTTGGCCTGATCGGCGTGGCCCTGTATCTGCAGCATGCGATGAACATGCTGCCCTGCCCCCTCTGCGTGATCCAGCGCTATCTGTTCATCGCCATCGGTATTGGCGCGCTGATCGGGGCCTTCTCGCAGAAGCCCAAGCTGGGCGCGGGCATCGGCCTGCTGGCGGCGCTCGGCGGCCTCGGTGTGGTGGGCAAGCATCTGTATGTGCTCGCCCACCCCGGCCTGTCCTGCGGCATCGATCCGCTGGAAACGGCATTGAACAAGATCCCCACCGCCACCGCCCTGCCCTTCCTGTTCCAGGCGGACGGCCTGTGCGAGAACGCGACCGACGCGCTGTTCGGCCTCTCCATTCCGCAGTGGTCCGCCGTGTGGTTCGGCATCCTCACGCTGACCCTCATCTGGGTGCTGCTGCGCCGCCGCGCATGA
- a CDS encoding acetyl-CoA C-acetyltransferase yields MDDVVIVAAARTAVGKFGGSLAKIPAADLGAHVIKGLIAQTGIDPNLINEAILGQVLTAGVGQNPARQAVIKAGLSNAIPAYTINKVCGSGLKATHLAAQAIKCGDADIIIAGGQENMSAAPHVMNGSRDGFRMGDIKMTDSMIVDGLWDVYNQYHMGITAENVAKKYEISRSQQDEFALASQQKAEAAQKAGKFKDEILPLEIPQKKGSIVFDSDEYIKAGSTLDALSGLRPAFSKEGSVTAGNASGINDGAAAVMMMSASTAKKLGLKPLARIAAYASSGLDPAFMGMGPVTASRLCLKKAGWTPEQLDLMEINEAFAAQACAVNSEMGWDTSKINVNGGAIAIGHPIGASGARILVTLLHEMARRDAKKGLASLCIGGGMGVALAVERE; encoded by the coding sequence ATGGATGACGTAGTTATCGTTGCCGCGGCCCGCACCGCGGTCGGCAAATTCGGCGGCAGCCTCGCCAAGATCCCCGCGGCCGATCTCGGCGCGCATGTGATCAAAGGGCTGATCGCGCAAACCGGCATCGATCCCAACCTGATCAATGAAGCCATCCTGGGCCAGGTGCTCACCGCAGGCGTGGGCCAGAACCCGGCGCGCCAGGCAGTCATCAAGGCAGGCCTGTCCAACGCCATTCCCGCCTACACCATCAACAAGGTCTGCGGCAGCGGCCTGAAAGCGACCCATCTGGCGGCCCAGGCCATCAAGTGCGGCGATGCGGACATCATCATCGCCGGCGGCCAGGAGAACATGAGCGCCGCGCCGCACGTGATGAACGGCTCGCGCGACGGCTTCCGCATGGGCGACATCAAGATGACGGACTCCATGATCGTGGACGGCCTGTGGGACGTGTACAACCAGTACCACATGGGCATCACCGCCGAGAACGTGGCCAAGAAATACGAGATCTCGCGCAGCCAGCAGGACGAATTCGCCCTGGCCTCGCAGCAGAAGGCGGAAGCCGCGCAGAAGGCTGGCAAGTTCAAGGACGAGATCCTGCCGCTGGAGATCCCGCAGAAGAAGGGCAGCATCGTTTTCGATTCGGACGAATACATCAAGGCCGGTTCCACGCTGGACGCGCTGAGCGGCCTGCGTCCCGCCTTCTCGAAAGAGGGCAGCGTCACGGCGGGTAACGCGTCGGGCATCAACGACGGCGCGGCAGCGGTGATGATGATGTCCGCTTCCACGGCGAAGAAGCTGGGCCTGAAGCCGCTGGCGCGCATCGCCGCCTATGCTTCCTCCGGCCTGGACCCGGCCTTCATGGGCATGGGCCCTGTGACCGCGAGCCGCCTGTGCCTGAAGAAGGCTGGCTGGACTCCCGAGCAGCTGGACCTCATGGAGATCAACGAAGCTTTCGCCGCGCAGGCCTGCGCCGTGAACAGCGAAATGGGCTGGGACACCAGCAAGATCAACGTCAATGGCGGCGCCATCGCCATCGGCCACCCGATCGGCGCCTCAGGCGCGCGCATCCTGGTGACCCTGCTGCACGAGATGGCTCGCCGCGACGCGAAGAAAGGCCTGGCCTCGCTGTGCATCGGCGGCGGCATGGGTGTGGCACTGGCAGTAGAACGGGAGTAA
- a CDS encoding LysR family transcriptional regulator, with protein sequence MLEIRHLRTLAALRSAGSLVRAAQLLNLTQSALSHQIKLLEDRYGGPLFERKSVPIGFTATGARLLRLADALLPEIEQAERDVARLSQGDQGQLRVALECHTCFDWLMPVMDEFRKRWPEVEIDLVSGFHSEPAELLRSGAADLVIGSDYRAGYATFPLFRFEILCVMAQKHRLQAQRRLAAADFEGETLITYPVPEERIDLIRELLLPKGINFQRRTAELTVAILQLVASRRGVAALPNWAIKNYVDYDYVMARPIGEQGLWSDLFVSVPEPLRHKAYVADFVNVIREQCAASLDGIKLLS encoded by the coding sequence ATGCTGGAAATTCGCCACCTGCGCACTCTCGCTGCCTTGCGCTCAGCCGGCAGCCTCGTGCGCGCCGCCCAGTTGCTGAACCTTACGCAGTCCGCCCTGTCGCACCAGATCAAACTGCTGGAGGACCGCTACGGCGGCCCGCTTTTCGAGCGCAAGTCCGTGCCCATCGGCTTCACGGCCACCGGTGCGCGCCTGCTGCGGCTCGCGGATGCGCTGCTGCCGGAAATCGAGCAGGCCGAGCGCGATGTGGCCCGCCTCTCCCAGGGCGACCAGGGGCAGCTGCGCGTGGCCCTCGAATGCCATACCTGCTTCGACTGGCTGATGCCCGTGATGGACGAATTCCGCAAGCGCTGGCCGGAAGTGGAGATCGACCTGGTGTCGGGATTCCACAGCGAGCCCGCGGAACTTCTGCGCAGCGGGGCGGCCGATCTCGTCATCGGCTCCGACTACCGCGCGGGCTATGCCACCTTCCCCCTGTTCCGCTTCGAGATCCTGTGCGTGATGGCGCAGAAGCACCGGCTGCAGGCGCAGCGCCGCCTGGCCGCCGCCGACTTCGAGGGCGAGACGCTCATTACCTATCCCGTTCCGGAAGAGCGTATCGACCTCATTCGCGAGCTGCTGCTCCCCAAGGGCATCAATTTCCAGCGCCGCACGGCGGAGCTCACGGTCGCCATCTTGCAGCTGGTGGCGAGCCGCCGGGGCGTAGCCGCCCTGCCCAACTGGGCCATCAAGAACTATGTGGATTACGACTATGTGATGGCGCGCCCCATCGGGGAGCAGGGCCTGTGGAGCGATCTCTTCGTTTCCGTGCCGGAGCCCCTGCGCCACAAGGCCTATGTGGCGGACTTCGTGAACGTGATACGCGAGCAGTGCGCCGCATCGCTGGACGGTATCAAGTTACTCTCGTGA